Sequence from the Terriglobales bacterium genome:
CCGCGGCCACCGGAGTCATCAGGCCACCCGTGTAGCGAATATCTTCGTCACCAATGAACACGTTAATGTGCTCGCGAATGGCTCCCTCCTCGTTTGCCATTCGATCCCGTACGCCCGGATACAAGACCCACAGGGCCGAGAAAGCATCCGCCAGCGTCGTGGGAGAGAGTGCGATCTCGACCTGGCTCCGCCCAGCGGTAAATTCGCGTAACACACCCGGGATGTGGAAGGTCACGGGCATGATCATCTCTTGGTGGAATTAGTCCCACGCGTGGTGGAATTCGCCCGGCGCGATCTGGTTCGCGCTTGCCGCGACCCAGTGGTCACC
This genomic interval carries:
- a CDS encoding MoaD/ThiS family protein; the protein is MPVTFHIPGVLREFTAGRSQVEIALSPTTLADAFSALWVLYPGVRDRMANEEGAIREHINVFIGDEDIRYTGGLMTPVAAGAVISIVPAVSGGRL